DNA sequence from the Bacillus pumilus genome:
TTACATGGTCAATAGAGCAAGCATGACAGGGACTGGACAGCTTCCAAAATTCGAAGAGGATGCCTTTAAAATCCGTGAAGAGGATTATTTCCTCATTCCAACAGCTGAAGTACCTATTACCAACATGCACCGTGATGAAATTCTTGAAGGGGAACAGCTGCCAATCAATTATGCAGCATTCAGTGCTTGCTTTAGATCAGAGGCTGGATCTGCCGGCAGAGATACACGCGGACTTATCCGTCAGCATCAATTTAATAAGGTAGAGCTTGTGAAATTTGTAAGACCTGAAGATTCTTATGAAGAATTAGAGAAACTAACAAACCAAGCAGAAAAAGTCCTACAGCTATTAAACCTGCCATACCGTGTCATGAGCATGTGTACCGGAGATTTAGGCTTCACGGCTGCGAAAAAATACGACATCGAAGTATGGATTCCGAGCCAAGATACGTATCGTGAAATTTCTTCTTGCAGTAACTTCGAAGCGTTCCAAGCAAGACGTGCAAACATTCGATTCCGTCCAGAGCCTAAAGCCAAGCCAGAACATGTGCACACATTAAATGGATCTGGTTTAGCAGTAGGAAGAACCGTGGCGGCCATTTTAGAAAACTATCAACAAGAGGACGGTACTGTGATTATTCCTGAAGTACTGCGTCCTTATATGGGAAATAAAGAAGTAATTAAATAAGATGCCGTTATGGCATCTTATTTCTTTTTCCCAAAAGTCCTACAGTTTTCCTAAATTTAGCCGATAGAAATACTAAAAGCTTCTAGGAAAGAAGGAATAACCTTGAATAGGCTTGACTATTATGTTGAAATGGCTCAATTAATTAGAAAAGTTCTAGATGAAAGTATCCTTTTCGGCATCACTGATACAGAGAAGGTGCTTTGTTACTATCCGTCTAAAACAATAGATTTTGGCATGAAGGTTGGGGACCCATTGAACCCAGAAGACCAAAACGTGGCGACGACATTAAGAGGACAAGAATATGACGGTCATTTACCAGAGTCTTTATATGGTTATGAAATTGCAGTAAAAGGTTACCCGATTTTTGATGAAAATAGAAAAGTAATTGGCTCTTTTTTAGTGGCATTTTCACATCATCGTGAAAAGAAATTAAGTGGTTACATGGAGCATATCAATGATGTAGCGAAAGAACTTCAAAGTGGAATTGAGCAAATTGCTGCGCATTCACAAGAGCTGGCTGCCACAAGTTTAGAAATAAGCGAACAGGCAGGAAGAGCGGAAGAGAAATCTGCAAATATTGAAGAAGTCGTCAAAACCATTGGCGGGATTGCTAGACAAACCAATTTGCTAGGCCTAAATGCTGCAATTGAAGCAGCAAGAGCAGGAGAGAATGGAAAAGGGTTTGCTGTCGTAGCTGATGAAGTTCGTAAATTATCAGATGGCTCAAAGGAAGCGGCTGAAACCATTAATACCTTCTTAAAAGAGATCCAAGACAGCATTGGCACTTTGTCTGAAAACATCTCACAAATCAGCAGTTCAACAAATGAACAAGCAAAACAAGTGACAGACTTTACGAAAATTATTGAATCATTAAATGAGTTTAAAGAAGAGATGAATCATTTTATTGAAGAGATTAGACAGGATACAAAATAGATCAAGAGCAGCCGTCGATGGCTGCTTTTTTATGGGCAGATTCTCATGCCAAAATAACTTATTGAAATTTTTTTCGAAAAGATGTTGACTTGAAATAAATCGATATGGTATATTAATTCTTGTCGATACGGAGGAATACCCAAGTCCGGCTGAAGGGATCGGTCTTGAAAACCGACAGGGGTGTCAAAGCCCGCGGGGGTTCGAATCCCTCTTCCTCCGCCATATTGATTTTTTACCTTAGTTGAATTGAAACGCAAGCATAAAAATTGGAATTGTCAAACCGCTGCATTCGCGAAATGCAGCGGTTTTTTTATTTTGTTTTAGAGCGATTTTTTTGAATAACAGAAGCTATTTCATGAAGAATGGGATCAAGTGAGCTTTCATCATGAAGTAAGTCATAATCTTCAATGTTAATTTTAATCACTGGACATAAATCGAATTGTTCGATCCATTCCGTGTATCGCGTGTACATTTCTTCCCAATAGGCTCGATCCGTTTGAGTTTCCATCTCTCTGCCGCGTTCCTCAATACGATGTAAAATATGATCTAAATCCCCGTGTAAATAGATGAGAACATCAGGGTGAGGGAAGTAAGGTGTCATCACCATCGCCTCGAATAGACTTGTATACGTTTCATAATCTACTTCAGACATCGTACCTTTGTCCGCATGCATTTTTGCGAAAATGCCAGTGTCCTCATAAATTGAACGATCTTGCACATACCCTCCACCAGATTCAAAAATCCGCTTTTGCTCCTTAAAACGCTCAGCTAGGAAATAGACCTGTAAATGGAAGCTCCATCTTTGGAAATCTGAATAAAAGGGCTCTAAATATGGGTTATCATCTACTTTTTCAAGAGAGGTTTGAAAGCCTAGCTTGTCCGCTATTGTTTTAGTCATAGTTGATTTTCCGACACCAACAGTCCCGGCGATTGTGATCACTGCATCCTTTGGTATTTCGATATTGTTCATAGCACTTGCTCCTTTATGTTCTGTACAATTTGCTGGTAATCTTGCTGTGAGGAAACGAAGTCTGTATGATCTCCTTCAATTGTAATGATAGGAAGCCCTGGGTCAGTCTGTTTTAAATGTTCAATGGCCAGCTCATAATCTTCAATGAGTGTTTTTAAATAAGCCGGTTCAATGTCTTCTTCAAAAGAGCGTCCTCTCATCTGTATTCTTTCAAGTAAGGTAGGAAGGCTGGCTTTTATATAGATGATGGCATTTGGTTTAGGAAGATCATCTGTTAGCAGGTGATAGATCTTTCTATATTTGTCCATGTGCTTTTTTGATAATGTTCTTTCTGCAAATATCATATTTTTATAGACATGATAATCAGTGACAATCGGCTGCTGTTGATTCACATAGTTTTCTTGAATAGATTCTAATTGTTTGAACCGATTG
Encoded proteins:
- the serS gene encoding serine--tRNA ligase encodes the protein MLDIKQLRTDFDQIKEKLAHRGEDLADFDKFGELDQKRRELIGKTEVLKSRRNEVSQQVAVLKREKKDADHIIQEMREVGDEIKKLDDELRTVEESLQHILFSIPNIPHDTVPVGETEDDNVEVRKWGEQPAFSFEPKPHWDVADELNILDFERAGKVTGSRFVFYKGLGARLERALYNFMLDLHVDEFGFTEVLPPYMVNRASMTGTGQLPKFEEDAFKIREEDYFLIPTAEVPITNMHRDEILEGEQLPINYAAFSACFRSEAGSAGRDTRGLIRQHQFNKVELVKFVRPEDSYEELEKLTNQAEKVLQLLNLPYRVMSMCTGDLGFTAAKKYDIEVWIPSQDTYREISSCSNFEAFQARRANIRFRPEPKAKPEHVHTLNGSGLAVGRTVAAILENYQQEDGTVIIPEVLRPYMGNKEVIK
- a CDS encoding deoxynucleoside kinase, whose amino-acid sequence is MNNIEIPKDAVITIAGTVGVGKSTMTKTIADKLGFQTSLEKVDDNPYLEPFYSDFQRWSFHLQVYFLAERFKEQKRIFESGGGYVQDRSIYEDTGIFAKMHADKGTMSEVDYETYTSLFEAMVMTPYFPHPDVLIYLHGDLDHILHRIEERGREMETQTDRAYWEEMYTRYTEWIEQFDLCPVIKINIEDYDLLHDESSLDPILHEIASVIQKNRSKTK
- a CDS encoding deoxynucleoside kinase; this encodes MYPAPFIAVEGPIGAGKTTLATMLAKEFQFPLVKEIVEENPFLDKFYEDMEQWSFQLEMFFLCNRFKQLESIQENYVNQQQPIVTDYHVYKNMIFAERTLSKKHMDKYRKIYHLLTDDLPKPNAIIYIKASLPTLLERIQMRGRSFEEDIEPAYLKTLIEDYELAIEHLKQTDPGLPIITIEGDHTDFVSSQQDYQQIVQNIKEQVL